The sequence TTCGGTTTTGATAAAAACGGGACGCCGCGCGATGGCATCCCGCCGCTGCAGGTGACCGACAAGGTGAGCTTCGACATCTATCCCGGCGAATTCTTTGCACTGGTGGGGGAGTCGGGGTGCGGAAAAAGCGTGACGGCCATGGGAATACTCCGCTTGTTGCCGCAGCCGAGCGCCCGCATTGTCGATGGCTCCGTTCTTTATCGTTCAGGAGCTGCCGAAGGGAACGATGCTTCGCTGGATTTGGCAAAAATTCCGCTGGCCGATTTGCAGAAAATCCGTGGTTCCGAAATCGCTTGCATCTTCCAGGAGCCCATGCAGGCGCTGAATCCCGTGGTAACCATCAAGAAGCAGTTGCTTGAAGTCTTCCGCTATTCCCAGCGCTCTTCTGACAGCCGTTCTAAGCATTCTTCTGATTGTCATTCCCGGCTTGACCGTGGATCTCCTTCTGACAATCTCGCCGCAATCCGCGAAATGCTCACTTTGGCGGGCTTCAAGGACATCAACCGCGTCCTGGATGCTTACCCGCACGAACTTTCCGGTGGAATGCTGCAGCGCGTGTGCATCGTGATGGCGCTGCTGCCCAAGCCCAAGATCATTATCGCCGACGAACCGACGACCGCCCTCGACGTGACCGTGCAGGCCCAGGTGCTTGCCGTACTCAAGGACATGGCTGGCCGCACGGGTACGGCAGTGCTTCTGATTACGCACAACATGGGAATTGTCTCGCAATATGCGGACCGCGTGGCTGTCATGTATGCCGGACGCATCGTGGAAACTGGCCCTGTCCGCGATGTCATCGACGCCCCGATGCATCCTTATACGCAGGGACTGCTGGCCGCCATTCCCGAAAGCCATGGCGACATGCGCACGATGAAGTCCATTCCGGGAAGTGTCCCGCATCCGAGAGATTTTGCTTTAGGCTGTCGGTTTGCCGACCGTTGCGAAAGATGCGCCAGCGGCAATGCCGAACTGCAGGCGATGTGCCGTTCGGCCCAAGTCCCGCCGCGAGTGTTCGCCGACAATTCGACACAACACGAAACGAACTGCTTTGGGATGGTTATTCCACGACCGGTCTCATAATCATTATGTCCTCATAGCTAAGAATAAGGAGCTTATTCAGTTTCGGGGGCCCGATGTACCTCAAGAAGCTTTTCAATTTGATATGAATCCTGCTGATCCTGTGATTCTGAATCGTTGGAGTATAGATGAAAATTGGGGCTGGAAATGGGATTTTAGATATAGGTGGTAAGATTCGATTATGAAATGTATGCTTCTATGTGTATTGCTTAGTGCGACATTTATGCTGATATCGTGTTTTGGACCTTTCCCAAAAAAGAATCCTGCCGAAAAACAAACGGCGGAAACGCATGAGATTTGGAGCAGTCGATTCTCTTTTCCAAATAGTCCAAATGTCATTTCGTATCGCTTCCATAACCCTCAAATAATGTTTGATGCGTGGGAAAACATTCAAATAGACTTATCGTGCAATGAGGATAGCGTTGATATTCTTGTAATTCGTTCGTATATGGAGTGGAATAATTCGCCAAAATCTGTAAAAGAAGAACATTATA is a genomic window of uncultured Fibrobacter sp. containing:
- a CDS encoding ABC transporter ATP-binding protein, translated to MSESVRLPVLSVKSLSVAFGFDKNGTPRDGIPPLQVTDKVSFDIYPGEFFALVGESGCGKSVTAMGILRLLPQPSARIVDGSVLYRSGAAEGNDASLDLAKIPLADLQKIRGSEIACIFQEPMQALNPVVTIKKQLLEVFRYSQRSSDSRSKHSSDCHSRLDRGSPSDNLAAIREMLTLAGFKDINRVLDAYPHELSGGMLQRVCIVMALLPKPKIIIADEPTTALDVTVQAQVLAVLKDMAGRTGTAVLLITHNMGIVSQYADRVAVMYAGRIVETGPVRDVIDAPMHPYTQGLLAAIPESHGDMRTMKSIPGSVPHPRDFALGCRFADRCERCASGNAELQAMCRSAQVPPRVFADNSTQHETNCFGMVIPRPVS